The Sorghum bicolor cultivar BTx623 chromosome 6, Sorghum_bicolor_NCBIv3, whole genome shotgun sequence genome contains the following window.
GACCCGGACGCAGCGCAGGTGCAGGTGTCCCTATTCATCTCATTCTTGGTAGTACTGCAGCAACTTGGGAGCATACTAGTACTATGTCAGTTGTGCGTCTGTGCCTGGGTAAAGAGCGCGAGAAAGACCCTCGTTTTCTATACCAAGTTGAAGGCCGTCGTCACGATTAGAACTGGCAATTCGTTGATTGCCGCCATGTGCACAGAACAGGCAGCAAGCATGACGAAACCACCAACCGGAGCACACACTGCCACATGgtgacacatatatatatacacacgcgCACAGACGCTTCCGAGgacagtagcagcagcagcatactCCTACGCGAACGGGGCGAATCGAATCGATCGATTAACGGGCGGCGGCAGTCACCGTGTGTGACCTGCCAAACTGTCTCAGGCCCCGCCTCAGCCTGCACGGCCTGGCCAGTGGCCATCCATCCCTTCGCTTCCACGCACCAATCTTGTCCCGGCGCCTGCCAAATCCAGCAAGGCCACATCCCACCCGAGACAGGGCAGCAGGCAGGAACAGAGAGCAGTTGCGcactagcagcagcagcagcagcagcagcacccgcTGATGGGACGCGCGGCAATGGCGGCCTCTTCCGGGACGACGACGCGCTCCGTGCGCCTGCTGCTGCTCTCCCTGCTCGGCTTCTGCGTCGCGCTGAGCCACCaggagtcgtcgtcgtcgtccacggACTCGTGCGCCACGGCCAAGGTCGCCGTCGCCAGCCTCGTGCCCTTCGACTCCACCTCCTTCCGCTGCACCGCCGCCTGGAAGCAGCAGGACTTCGTCCTCAGGGTATATGCCTGTCTCTGCTGCTCAACCATTCCCGATTCTCTTCCCCTGCTGGTTGTTTTTTTTTCGTGTGTCTGTTCGTCGTCGCTGGGAGTCCTCGGATTCGTTCTAGGCTAGTAGATCCCACTGCCATTGCACTCCTTCAGAGCTCGGAGCTGCCAGTCCGATCTGCGAATTGTGGAGCTCATTCAGTGCGCCGCGCGCGCATTGCATCGCCGTCACCGTCACCGTCGGGCACGGTGAGGTAATAACAGCCCGATCTGACCCCGAATTACGCCTCCTGTTCGTGCCGGCAGTACAAGAACACGGGGCCCAGCGAGTGGAGCTTCATCCTCTCGGCGCCGGACAAGGGCTCGTACGTGGCGGTCGGCTTCTCGGGCAAGGGCGCCATGGTCGGGAGCAGCGCCGTCGTCGGGTGGGCGTCCAACGGCAAGGGCACCGTCAAGCAGTACTACCTCGGCGGCAAGAGCCCCGAGGACTGCGCCCCGAACAAGGGACTCCTCAAGCTCGTCAAGAACAGGTCCGTCGTCGTCTCGCGCTCGGGGCGCCTCTACGTCGCCTTCCAGCTCAGCACCGACTACCCGCAGCCGTACCTGATCTTCGCCGTCGGGCCCGACGGCAACCTGCCGCAGTCCGACTCCCTGCGGCTGCCGATGCACCAGAACATGGCCTCCCGCTCCTTCAACTACACCTCCGGTAACGCAGTTTTTTGCAATTCCTCACTCCGATTTGTCGAATCGCCAAATGCGTGCGTGAGCGTGACAGAGGATCTCGTTCTTAATAACCTGTGTGTGCTCGCTTGCTCATCACTCATCAGGGATGTCTTACAACACCGCCGGCTCGTCCGGCGACCAGGCGGCGTTCCCGACGGAGAGGAAGCACGGGCTGCTGGGCATGATGGGGTGGGGCGTGCTGATGCCCATCGGCATGATCACCGCGCGCTACTTCCGGCAGCTGGACCCGTGCTGGTTCTACACCCACATGGCCATCCAGGTGTGCGGCTACGCCATCGGCATCGCGGGCATCGTCCTCGGCTTCCGCATCAACGAGGACGGGCTCAAGAACGTGGACGTGCACAAGGCGCTCGGCATCGCCGTCTTGGCCATGGCGTCTCTTCAGGTacgcaacgcaacgcaacgcaGCGCACCATGGAAAAGGAAAACCAGAAAATTGCCTGAGTTATAGTACAGACTAGAAAAGATTAACAAACAGCCTCTGTAATTAACACGGGGAAAagtgaatataaatcatgataaTAATTTGTACTGGTATATCCACTTTCGGTTGGTTCGGCACATGCGTACGGGGTGTGGATTGGAATCTGCCGCTATTGCCAGGCTGGATAAAACAGCATGGTTTTATGGGGTTTGTTTGTAGTAACTGAGTAGTTGACCGTGATTAAGTACAGTAGGACTGAAGAAGTGAGAATAGAGGATTCAAAAAAGAAAAGTGAGGATAGAGGCTTCCATTTTTGCTGACGGCAGAGGCTAGACAGACAATGCGCACCGTAGCCTCGCATGTTCTTTGAGAGCTGGCAGGTGATGGGTTCCGAGAAAGTGGCTAGAGTAGCTCCGCGCACTCGCAGCATTCTCAATTGTTTATGCTTCGAATCTTCGACCACCGACGAAAATATGGCTCAACTCGACAACTCAagtgtggccttgtttagtttataaattttttttgggtagcacatttttttatttagtaattattgttctACTATAGATTAACTAGCAATCAAATTGTatatttagttattttttatctatatttagtgtttcatgtaTGCGTCAAAAGATTCTATATGTTagaaaatcttgaatttttttgaaaattaaacaagtcgtgtgtgtgtgtgaaagTTGTCGAGCACTGAAGTTGACCTTGACCCTAGTGAAACTGGTTTTACTGTCTCGATCGAGTCCCTAACGAGGGGCCCAACATCATAAAAGTCCATTTTCAAatgaactaggccttgtttagttcacccaaaaagcaaaaagttttcaagattctccgtcacatcgaatcttgtggcacatgcatgaagtattaaatatagacaaaagtaaaaactaattacacagtttagctggaaatcgtgagacgaatcttttgatcctagttagtccataattaaattatatttatcacaaacaaacgaaagtgctacagtaccgaaatccgaaatcttttcggaagtaaacaaggccctagtggaAAAATGAGTACGTAGTGGCTATTGGTCTTGTTGCTTTTTTTCGTGCTGTGCTGATCGATGTATGTGTGCTTTGTTTGATACATACACCAGGTGCTGGCGATCCTGGCGCGGCCGGACAAGACGTCCAAGGTGCGGCGGTTCTGGAACTGGTACCACCACAACATCGGCCGCGCGACGATCCTGCTGGCCATCGGCAACATCTTCCTGGGCCTGTCCATCGCGCAGGAGGTCAGCGCCTACGTCGTCTCCTACGGCGTGTTCGTCGCCGTGTGGgtggtcgccgtcgccgccttcGAGATGAAG
Protein-coding sequences here:
- the LOC8075874 gene encoding cytochrome b561 and DOMON domain-containing protein At3g07570 gives rise to the protein MGRAAMAASSGTTTRSVRLLLLSLLGFCVALSHQESSSSSTDSCATAKVAVASLVPFDSTSFRCTAAWKQQDFVLRYKNTGPSEWSFILSAPDKGSYVAVGFSGKGAMVGSSAVVGWASNGKGTVKQYYLGGKSPEDCAPNKGLLKLVKNRSVVVSRSGRLYVAFQLSTDYPQPYLIFAVGPDGNLPQSDSLRLPMHQNMASRSFNYTSGMSYNTAGSSGDQAAFPTERKHGLLGMMGWGVLMPIGMITARYFRQLDPCWFYTHMAIQVCGYAIGIAGIVLGFRINEDGLKNVDVHKALGIAVLAMASLQVLAILARPDKTSKVRRFWNWYHHNIGRATILLAIGNIFLGLSIAQEVSAYVVSYGVFVAVWVVAVAAFEMKRCYADDD